A region of Mustela lutreola isolate mMusLut2 chromosome 17, mMusLut2.pri, whole genome shotgun sequence DNA encodes the following proteins:
- the DNASE1 gene encoding deoxyribonuclease-1, translated as MRGARLMGALLALAGLLQVALSLKIAAFNIRTFGETKMSNATLSHYIVQILSRYDIAVVQEVRDSHLTAVGRLLDALNRDDPDTYHYVVSEPLGRSSYKERYLFLFRPDQVTVLDSYQYDDGCEPCGNDTFSREPAIVRFHSPLTKVQEFAIVPLHAAPLDAVAEMDLLYDVYLDVRQKWDLEDIMLLGDFNAGCSYVAPTQWASIRLRTSPAFQWLIPDTADTTSTATHCAYDRIVVAGTVLQHAIVPDSAAPFDFQAAYGLSNQLAQAISDHYPVEVTLKRV; from the exons ATGAGGGGTGCCAGGCTGATGGGGGCACTACTCGCTCTGGCCGGCCTGCTGCAGGTGGCCCTGTCCCTAAAAATAGCAGCCTTCAATATCCGGACTTTTGGGGAGACCAAGATGTCTAATGCCACACTCTCTCACTACATCGTGCAG ATCCTGAGTCGCTACGACATCGCCGTCGTCCAGGAGGTCAGAGACAGCCACCTGACAGCCGTGGGGAGGCTGCTGGATGCACTCAACCG GGATGACCCAGACACCTATCATTATGTGGTCAGTGAGCCTCTGGGCCGCAGCAGCTACAAGGAACGCTACCTCTTCTTGTTCAG GCCTGACCAGGTGACAGTGCTGGACAGCTACCAGTACGATGACGGCTGCGAGCCCTGCGGGAATGACACCTTCAGCCGTGAGCCCGCCATCGTCCGGTTCCACTCCCCGCTCACCA AGGTCCAGGAGTTCGCCATTGTTCCCCTCCACGCGGCCCCCCTGGACGCAGTGGCAGAGATGGACTTGCTCTATGATGTCTACCTGGATGTTCGGCAGAAGTGGGACCTGGAG GACATCATGCTCTTGGGCGACTTCAACGCTGGCTGCAGCTACGTGGCCCCCACCCAGTGGGCCTCCATCCGCCTGCGCACAAGCCCGGCCTTCCAGTGGCTGATCCCTGACACTGCGGACACCACGTCCACAGCCACGCACTGTGCCTACGACAG GATCGTGGTGGCCGGAACAGTGCTCCAACACGCCATCGTTCCAGACTCGGCTGCCCCCTTTGACTTCCAGGCTGCCTACGGCCTGAGCAACCAGCTG GCCCAGGCCATCAGCGATCACTACCCAGTGGAGGTGACGCTGAAGAGGGTCTGA